The Anaerosoma tenue genome has a window encoding:
- a CDS encoding response regulator transcription factor: MAADTRRILVVEDEAQTRSVVEAYLEREGYWVTAVADGAAALEAFAAHVYEGVVLDLNLPRVPGEEVCRRIRDVSDVPIIMLTAKGAEEERIAGLDLGADDYLVKPFSPRELVARLRALLRRAKADVEPQRSRLEYGPLDIDLAGHKVFVDGAEIDLTASEYKLLVTLSRYPGRVYSRMELVEKVLGYDFEGYERAIDSHVKNLRAKLGDDPKEPRFIHTVFGVGYRFEPPALA; this comes from the coding sequence ATGGCAGCGGACACCCGCAGGATACTCGTTGTGGAGGATGAGGCGCAGACGCGCTCGGTGGTGGAGGCCTACCTCGAACGCGAGGGGTACTGGGTCACCGCAGTGGCCGACGGCGCGGCCGCGCTCGAGGCGTTCGCCGCGCACGTCTATGAGGGCGTCGTGCTCGACCTGAACCTGCCGAGGGTGCCCGGTGAGGAGGTCTGCCGCCGGATCCGCGACGTGTCGGACGTGCCGATCATCATGCTCACCGCGAAGGGCGCCGAGGAGGAGCGGATCGCCGGTCTCGACCTCGGAGCCGACGACTACCTCGTGAAGCCGTTCTCGCCCCGCGAGCTGGTGGCCCGTCTGCGGGCGCTCTTGCGACGCGCGAAGGCCGACGTGGAGCCGCAGCGTTCGCGGTTGGAGTACGGCCCGCTCGACATCGATCTCGCTGGACACAAGGTGTTCGTGGACGGCGCCGAGATCGATCTCACCGCGAGCGAGTACAAGCTGCTGGTGACGCTCTCACGCTACCCGGGCCGGGTCTACTCGCGCATGGAGCTGGTGGAGAAGGTCCTCGGCTATGACTTCGAGGGGTATGAGCGGGCCATAGACTCCCACGTGAAGAACCTCCGGGCCAAGCTCGGCGACGATCCCAAGGAACCGCGGTTCATCCACACCGTCTTCGGCGTGGGGTATCGCTTCGAGCCTCCGGCGCTGGCGTGA
- a CDS encoding RluA family pseudouridine synthase → MPERLTHNVRAEEAGTRLDVLMAQADLAHSRSAAQRLLAEGAVRVNGDVATKRHLVRAGERIEVFVMTEEETVLEAEDIPLDIRYEDAHLLVLSKPAGLVVHPARGHTSGTLVHALLAHTDDLGTQAGEERPGIVHRLDKDTSGLMMVAKTDETQIALSEALKIRSVERRYVTLVHGYIAPDTGIIDAPLARHPKDRLRMAVSDHPDAKQSVTTFRVLDRYMAGTHDDGYTLVECKLYTGRTHQIRVHMLYIDHPVVGDPMYGRRRPKADLGLERQFLHAYRIAFEHPATGETIDLLDPLPADLAEPLSRLQPESMGRTAAGDEVMPLVLPGG, encoded by the coding sequence ATGCCGGAACGCCTGACGCATAACGTCCGTGCCGAGGAGGCCGGCACCCGGCTTGACGTCTTGATGGCGCAGGCCGATCTCGCACACTCGCGCTCCGCCGCGCAGCGTCTTCTGGCCGAGGGAGCCGTGCGGGTCAACGGCGACGTCGCCACCAAGCGCCATCTCGTGCGGGCGGGCGAGCGCATCGAGGTCTTCGTGATGACTGAGGAAGAGACCGTTCTCGAGGCCGAAGACATCCCGCTGGACATCCGGTACGAGGACGCGCACCTCCTCGTGCTGTCGAAGCCCGCGGGGCTCGTGGTGCATCCCGCTCGCGGCCATACGTCGGGGACGCTCGTGCACGCGTTGCTCGCGCACACCGACGACCTCGGCACACAGGCGGGCGAGGAGCGTCCCGGCATCGTCCACCGGCTCGACAAGGACACGTCGGGGCTGATGATGGTGGCCAAGACCGACGAGACGCAGATCGCGCTTTCCGAGGCGCTCAAGATCCGCTCGGTGGAGCGCCGCTACGTGACCCTGGTGCACGGCTACATCGCGCCCGATACCGGCATCATCGACGCGCCGCTGGCCCGCCACCCCAAGGACCGCTTGCGGATGGCGGTGAGCGACCATCCGGACGCCAAGCAGTCGGTGACCACCTTCCGGGTGCTCGACCGGTACATGGCGGGCACGCACGACGACGGCTATACGCTGGTGGAATGCAAGCTCTACACCGGCCGGACGCACCAGATCAGAGTGCACATGCTCTACATCGACCACCCCGTGGTGGGCGACCCGATGTACGGGCGGAGAAGGCCGAAGGCCGACCTCGGCCTGGAGCGGCAGTTCCTGCACGCATACCGGATAGCGTTCGAGCACCCCGCCACCGGCGAGACGATCGACCTGCTCGATCCGCTGCCCGCCGACCTGGCCGAGCCGCTCTCCCGGTTGCAGCCGGAGTCGATGGGACGGACCGCGGCGGGTGACGAGGTCATGCCGCTCGTCCTGCCGGGAGGATAG
- the lspA gene encoding signal peptidase II, whose protein sequence is MTVRRGLAFAAIVAAVVAIDQATKAVVRASMDVYEQIPVIDGVLWLTHIENTGAAFGMLRGQQWFLIATAVAMLAVVAYVVLTVRLESGWARIALALVSGGAIGNLIDRAGAGAVTDFFDLGWFPVFNVADIALDVGVAILVGVLLFGRGPLSVSAAATEDSVPGADMSREVLGNDAGTPDA, encoded by the coding sequence GTGACGGTCCGTCGGGGGCTGGCGTTCGCCGCTATCGTCGCGGCTGTCGTGGCGATCGACCAGGCGACCAAAGCGGTCGTGCGCGCGTCCATGGACGTCTACGAGCAGATCCCGGTCATCGACGGTGTGCTCTGGCTCACGCACATCGAGAACACCGGAGCCGCCTTCGGCATGCTCCGGGGCCAGCAGTGGTTCCTGATCGCCACCGCGGTGGCGATGCTTGCGGTCGTGGCCTACGTGGTGCTGACCGTGCGGCTCGAAAGCGGGTGGGCGCGCATCGCGCTCGCTCTCGTATCGGGAGGCGCCATCGGCAACCTGATCGATCGCGCGGGCGCCGGTGCGGTCACCGACTTCTTCGACCTCGGCTGGTTCCCGGTCTTCAACGTGGCGGACATCGCGCTCGACGTGGGTGTGGCCATCCTCGTAGGGGTCCTGTTGTTCGGCCGTGGGCCGCTCTCCGTGTCCGCTGCGGCCACCGAAGACAGCGTCCCGGGCGCCGACATGTCGCGGGAGGTGCTCGGCAACGATGCCGGAACGCCTGACGCATAA
- a CDS encoding TraR/DksA family transcriptional regulator, which translates to MKALDIAALKESLERERERVLEEIAEYERSDSETLSDVSGENNYRDHMADQGSATFSRELDLSLEHQAREGLAQIDRALARIEDGTYGICVRCGEPIAPARLEAMPEADLCIACKEREENA; encoded by the coding sequence ATGAAGGCGCTTGATATCGCCGCGCTGAAGGAGTCGCTGGAGCGCGAGCGCGAACGGGTGCTCGAGGAGATCGCCGAGTATGAGCGCTCTGACTCGGAGACGCTCTCGGACGTCTCCGGCGAGAACAACTATCGCGATCACATGGCCGACCAGGGTTCGGCGACCTTCTCGCGTGAGCTCGATCTGAGCCTCGAGCACCAGGCACGCGAGGGGCTCGCGCAGATCGATCGGGCGCTTGCCCGCATCGAGGACGGGACGTACGGCATCTGCGTCCGCTGCGGCGAGCCGATAGCGCCGGCGCGCCTCGAGGCCATGCCCGAGGCGGACCTGTGCATCGCCTGCAAGGAACGCGAGGAGAACGCGTAG
- the ileS gene encoding isoleucine--tRNA ligase: MGEKQDFKSTMNLPRTEFPMRANLSTREPDWLRFWEENDIYRRSLEATRDGEPFVLHDGPPYANGHIHMGTAYNKVLKDLIVKYKSMRGCYSPYVPGWDCHGQPIEHQVEKNLGPEKMAAISQAKLRELCRDYALKFVDVQREEFKRLGVRGDWDDPYLTLAHEYEAGNVEIFKTMYLDGAIHKGAKPIHWCVRCHTALAEAEIEYADETSDSIYVAFAFTDETPWDAAGPVSLLIWTTTPWTLPANVAVTLADDADYVGVRTPDGRVLVMAEVLVPSVAGAAGWESYEVLDTRVKGRDLAGLHYAQPVHEGVSGVVVTGEHVELSTGTGAVHTAPGHGDEDYIMGVRHGLPMPMPVQDDGTFDAGGGPFEGMRVWDANPRIIEWLGERGTLVASARISHSYPHCWRCKQPVIFRATEQWFVSMEKTGLRENAMRAIGEVQWIPGWSVNRMSSMVADRPDWCISRQRAWGVPIPVFTCAKCGETVATEATFDAVIDLFRTEGADAWFTHKPADYLPQDTVCGRCGAGVDDLKPEDDIVDVWWESGVSHTAVLEARDELHRPAELYLEGSDQHRGWFQSALLTSVGAYGIAPYERVLTHGFIVDGEGRKMSKSLGNTISPLDVIEKSGADIIRLWVASADYGQDINVSNEILDRTGEAYRRIRNTFRFLLSNLYDYSPEHEVAWSEMEEMDRFALVQLADLTAKVTAAYDGWRFHQVFHAVHGYCVTELSSYYLDVLKDRLYADAADSTGRRSAQTVLATILTTLVRLIAPVLTFTTEEVWQFMPEALRGDVVSVQLAGWPAVDVPADDAAVLREQYGVVLAVRDVATKALEEARNAGTVGKSQEARLVVDAPAEVLEVLGARHSGVLAELFIVSEVALGAESSEISVRVERASGEKCPRCWNLRALGPDGLCGRCSEVVAELG; the protein is encoded by the coding sequence ATGGGCGAGAAGCAGGACTTCAAGAGCACGATGAACCTCCCGCGCACGGAGTTCCCGATGCGCGCGAACCTCAGTACCCGAGAGCCTGATTGGCTGCGGTTCTGGGAGGAGAACGACATCTACCGGCGCTCGCTTGAGGCGACCCGTGATGGCGAGCCCTTCGTGCTGCACGACGGCCCCCCGTACGCGAACGGCCACATCCACATGGGCACCGCCTACAACAAGGTGCTGAAGGACCTCATCGTCAAGTACAAGAGCATGCGTGGCTGCTACTCGCCGTACGTGCCGGGCTGGGACTGCCACGGTCAGCCGATCGAGCACCAGGTGGAGAAGAACCTCGGCCCGGAGAAGATGGCCGCCATCAGTCAGGCCAAGCTGCGCGAACTGTGCCGCGACTACGCGCTCAAGTTCGTGGACGTGCAGCGCGAGGAGTTCAAGCGGCTCGGCGTGCGCGGGGATTGGGACGACCCGTACCTGACGCTCGCGCACGAGTACGAGGCCGGCAACGTGGAGATCTTCAAGACGATGTACCTCGACGGCGCCATACACAAGGGCGCCAAGCCGATCCACTGGTGCGTGCGTTGCCACACCGCTCTCGCCGAGGCGGAGATCGAGTACGCGGACGAGACGTCGGACTCCATCTACGTGGCGTTCGCCTTCACGGATGAGACGCCGTGGGACGCGGCCGGCCCGGTGTCGCTGCTGATCTGGACCACAACGCCGTGGACGCTTCCGGCCAACGTCGCCGTCACGCTTGCCGACGACGCCGACTACGTGGGCGTGAGAACGCCCGACGGGCGCGTTCTCGTGATGGCCGAGGTGCTCGTGCCATCGGTGGCCGGGGCCGCGGGTTGGGAGTCCTACGAGGTGCTCGACACGCGGGTGAAAGGGCGCGATCTCGCCGGACTGCACTATGCCCAGCCGGTCCACGAGGGCGTGAGCGGTGTTGTGGTGACGGGCGAGCACGTGGAGCTCTCCACAGGTACCGGCGCCGTCCATACCGCGCCGGGCCATGGCGACGAGGACTACATCATGGGCGTCCGGCACGGACTGCCGATGCCGATGCCCGTGCAGGACGACGGCACGTTCGACGCAGGCGGGGGTCCCTTCGAGGGGATGCGCGTGTGGGACGCCAATCCCAGGATCATCGAATGGCTCGGCGAGCGCGGGACGCTCGTCGCGTCGGCGAGGATCTCACACAGCTATCCGCACTGCTGGCGATGCAAGCAGCCGGTGATCTTCCGCGCCACGGAGCAGTGGTTCGTGAGCATGGAGAAGACCGGTCTTCGCGAGAACGCCATGCGTGCGATCGGCGAGGTGCAATGGATCCCCGGGTGGAGCGTCAACCGGATGTCCTCGATGGTGGCCGACCGGCCCGACTGGTGCATCAGCCGCCAGCGCGCATGGGGGGTGCCGATACCCGTGTTCACCTGCGCCAAGTGCGGAGAGACCGTGGCCACGGAGGCGACGTTCGACGCGGTGATCGACCTGTTCCGCACCGAAGGCGCGGACGCGTGGTTCACGCACAAGCCGGCCGACTACCTGCCGCAGGACACGGTCTGCGGCCGATGCGGCGCGGGTGTGGACGACCTCAAGCCCGAGGACGATATCGTGGACGTGTGGTGGGAGTCGGGTGTGTCGCACACCGCGGTGCTTGAGGCCCGTGATGAGTTGCACCGCCCGGCCGAGCTGTACCTCGAGGGGTCCGACCAGCACCGCGGATGGTTCCAGTCGGCGCTGCTCACGAGCGTGGGAGCGTACGGTATCGCTCCCTACGAGCGCGTGCTCACCCACGGGTTCATCGTGGACGGCGAGGGCCGCAAGATGTCCAAGTCGCTCGGCAACACCATCTCGCCGCTCGATGTCATCGAGAAGTCAGGCGCCGATATCATCAGGCTGTGGGTCGCCTCGGCAGACTATGGCCAGGACATCAACGTCTCCAACGAGATCCTCGACAGGACCGGCGAGGCGTATCGCCGCATCCGCAACACCTTCCGGTTCCTGCTGTCGAACCTCTACGACTACAGCCCGGAGCACGAGGTGGCATGGAGCGAGATGGAGGAGATGGACCGGTTCGCGCTGGTGCAGCTCGCGGACCTCACGGCCAAAGTGACGGCCGCGTACGACGGATGGCGGTTCCATCAGGTGTTCCACGCGGTGCATGGTTACTGCGTGACAGAGCTGTCCTCGTACTACCTGGACGTGCTCAAGGACCGGCTGTACGCCGACGCCGCCGACTCCACGGGCCGCAGGAGCGCGCAGACGGTGCTCGCGACCATCCTCACCACGCTGGTGCGCCTGATCGCGCCGGTGCTGACGTTCACCACCGAGGAGGTATGGCAGTTCATGCCCGAAGCGCTGCGCGGCGACGTGGTGAGCGTGCAGCTCGCGGGCTGGCCTGCCGTGGACGTTCCTGCCGATGATGCGGCGGTCCTGCGGGAGCAGTACGGTGTCGTGCTAGCGGTGCGCGACGTTGCCACCAAGGCGCTCGAGGAAGCGCGGAACGCCGGGACGGTGGGCAAGAGCCAGGAGGCGCGGCTCGTCGTCGACGCCCCGGCCGAGGTGCTCGAGGTGCTGGGCGCGCGTCACAGCGGCGTGCTCGCGGAGCTCTTCATCGTCTCAGAGGTCGCCCTCGGCGCCGAGTCGTCGGAGATCTCCGTACGGGTGGAGCGTGCGTCCGGGGAGAAGTGTCCGCGGTGCTGGAACCTGCGCGCGCTCGGTCCGGACGGGTTGTGTGGGCGCTGCTCGGAAGTGGTCGCGGAGCTCGGCTGA
- a CDS encoding DUF167 domain-containing protein, which translates to MRIAVHVTPRSARDEVAGWRGGELFVRVRAVPEDGKANTAVCTAVAKALGVPKSAVDVIRGGASRHKQVEVEGVTDADVVRVFGRPPEGSG; encoded by the coding sequence ATGCGTATCGCGGTCCATGTCACCCCCAGGTCCGCTCGCGACGAGGTCGCGGGCTGGCGTGGGGGTGAGTTGTTTGTACGGGTGCGGGCGGTGCCGGAAGACGGCAAGGCGAACACGGCGGTGTGCACGGCCGTCGCCAAGGCACTAGGAGTCCCCAAGTCGGCGGTGGACGTCATTCGCGGGGGCGCGAGCCGTCACAAGCAGGTCGAGGTGGAGGGTGTCACGGACGCCGACGTCGTCCGGGTGTTCGGGCGGCCGCCGGAAGGGTCCGGCTGA
- a CDS encoding DivIVA domain-containing protein, protein MRLTPLDIHHKEFNHALRGYNEAEVDEFLDQVADELERLFKENIDLSERIEALEEKVRTYQDMERTLHNTLLSAQKSADEITQKAQREADAVLKEAEVKGKDIIHSALTNKQKATAELGRIKQAEEEFRSSFRALLEKHLATLAEVGLPDDVQAVVEEAAEDVQTGGAPRQESWDIPASPVREPEAPAVAPASQAPAPTERAVDESPEPPSSGFVASLHLGDLGEAEIEPDATVEFDVAEFGFGEREDDTDIEEID, encoded by the coding sequence ATGAGACTCACACCTCTCGACATACATCACAAGGAGTTCAACCACGCCCTCCGCGGCTACAACGAGGCGGAGGTCGACGAGTTCCTCGACCAGGTGGCCGACGAGCTCGAGCGGCTGTTCAAGGAGAACATCGACCTCTCGGAGAGGATCGAAGCGCTCGAGGAGAAGGTGCGCACCTATCAGGACATGGAGCGCACGCTCCACAACACCCTGCTCTCGGCGCAGAAGTCGGCAGACGAGATCACGCAGAAGGCGCAGCGCGAAGCGGATGCCGTACTCAAGGAAGCCGAGGTCAAGGGCAAGGACATCATCCACTCGGCGCTCACCAACAAGCAGAAGGCGACAGCCGAGCTCGGCCGCATCAAACAGGCCGAGGAGGAGTTCCGTTCGTCGTTCAGGGCGTTGCTCGAGAAGCACCTTGCCACGCTTGCCGAGGTAGGCTTGCCCGATGACGTCCAGGCTGTCGTGGAAGAGGCGGCCGAGGACGTCCAGACGGGCGGCGCACCCCGGCAGGAGTCGTGGGACATCCCGGCCTCTCCGGTCCGGGAACCGGAGGCCCCGGCCGTTGCCCCCGCATCACAGGCGCCCGCGCCGACGGAGCGCGCCGTCGACGAGTCGCCTGAGCCCCCGAGCAGCGGTTTCGTGGCAAGCCTGCACCTCGGCGATCTTGGCGAGGCCGAGATCGAGCCCGATGCGACCGTGGAGTTCGACGTGGCCGAGTTCGGCTTCGGTGAACGCGAGGACGATACCGACATCGAGGAGATCGACTAG
- a CDS encoding YggT family protein, whose translation MTLAALLSQLVRFYEILIIAYILMSWFRPSSGMLLDIYRVLGTITEPWLGIFRRFIPPMGGIDFSPIVALLVLRLVANALIRVMTTL comes from the coding sequence GTGACGCTCGCCGCCCTTCTCAGCCAGCTCGTGAGGTTCTACGAGATCCTCATCATCGCCTACATCCTGATGTCGTGGTTCCGTCCGAGCAGCGGCATGCTGCTGGACATCTACCGTGTGCTCGGCACGATCACCGAGCCGTGGCTGGGGATATTCCGGCGGTTCATCCCGCCGATGGGCGGGATCGACTTCTCACCGATCGTGGCGTTGCTGGTCCTGCGGCTCGTCGCCAACGCCCTGATACGTGTGATGACCACGCTTTAG
- the proC gene encoding pyrroline-5-carboxylate reductase, whose protein sequence is MSDTYTLAIVGGGRMGEAIAAGLIAAGELAADEIVVAEPSAKRREVFERQGIATVVDGHEVASRAEMLLLAVKPQIIDAVVAHIADEVGEGTVVVSIAVGVPTARLEALLPTGTPVVRVMPNTPTMVGQGMAAISGGSAATDEHVERVRGVFQAVGEAVVIAEQAQDAAGAISGSGPAYAAMFVGALARAGVRQGLSHDVAQALAVQTIRGTMDLFSRTEMHAEELVDWVASPGGTTIAALAALESGGFRAAIDDAVAAAVARSEELGS, encoded by the coding sequence ATGAGCGATACATACACGCTCGCCATCGTGGGTGGCGGGCGGATGGGAGAAGCCATCGCCGCAGGTCTCATCGCCGCCGGTGAGCTCGCCGCCGATGAGATCGTGGTGGCCGAGCCCTCGGCGAAGCGGCGCGAGGTGTTCGAGCGGCAGGGGATCGCCACGGTCGTGGACGGCCACGAGGTGGCGTCGCGGGCGGAGATGCTCCTTCTCGCCGTGAAGCCGCAGATCATCGATGCCGTGGTGGCGCACATCGCCGATGAGGTGGGCGAGGGCACGGTGGTCGTTTCCATCGCCGTTGGCGTCCCCACCGCGCGGCTCGAAGCGCTGCTTCCCACCGGCACGCCGGTGGTGCGCGTGATGCCGAACACCCCCACGATGGTGGGACAGGGTATGGCCGCGATCAGCGGCGGCTCCGCCGCGACCGACGAACACGTGGAGCGCGTGCGCGGGGTGTTCCAGGCGGTGGGTGAAGCCGTGGTGATCGCCGAGCAGGCCCAGGATGCGGCCGGGGCGATCTCCGGTTCCGGGCCGGCCTACGCCGCCATGTTCGTGGGCGCGCTCGCCCGTGCCGGAGTACGGCAGGGTCTCTCGCATGACGTGGCGCAGGCGCTTGCCGTCCAGACGATCAGGGGCACGATGGACCTCTTCTCCCGCACGGAGATGCACGCCGAGGAGCTCGTCGACTGGGTCGCGAGTCCGGGAGGCACCACGATCGCCGCCCTCGCGGCGCTCGAGTCGGGCGGGTTCCGCGCGGCGATCGATGACGCGGTGGCGGCCGCGGTGGCCCGCTCCGAGGAGCTGGGCTCGTGA
- a CDS encoding cell division protein SepF, whose amino-acid sequence MSVWRDIKARLGFGDDYDDYDDYDDVDEGAEFDARPQYRSPYDEEPTSVRRVAREPDVDRARDAARAGSVVPGPGVQAVPQVKMQIVEPRAYAEVQSIADKFKSGMPVIMNLTMTDPELAKRFIDFASGLTYGLNGGLQKVSEKVFMLTPANVDVSDAQRAALRDRGLFGIER is encoded by the coding sequence GTGAGCGTGTGGCGTGACATCAAGGCGAGGCTCGGGTTCGGCGACGACTACGACGACTACGACGATTACGATGACGTCGACGAGGGCGCGGAGTTCGATGCGCGTCCGCAGTACCGCAGTCCGTACGATGAAGAGCCGACGTCGGTGCGGCGCGTGGCGCGCGAGCCCGATGTCGACCGTGCGCGCGACGCAGCGCGTGCCGGTTCGGTGGTTCCGGGACCCGGCGTGCAGGCCGTCCCTCAGGTGAAGATGCAGATCGTGGAGCCCCGGGCGTACGCCGAGGTTCAGTCGATCGCCGACAAGTTCAAGAGCGGGATGCCGGTCATCATGAACCTCACGATGACCGACCCCGAGCTCGCCAAGCGCTTCATCGACTTCGCGTCCGGGCTCACGTACGGCCTCAACGGCGGCCTTCAGAAGGTGTCCGAGAAGGTCTTCATGCTCACTCCGGCCAACGTGGACGTGAGTGACGCTCAGCGTGCCGCGCTTCGCGACAGGGGTCTCTTCGGGATCGAGAGGTGA
- a CDS encoding YggS family pyridoxal phosphate-dependent enzyme — MSQIAERYEAVRRRVRDAADCAGRDADDITIVAVAKTVGPPEVRAAIAAGVTDFGENRVQEFVAKRGLFPDVRWHFIGTLQSNKAQHVVGSAALIHSVDSLSLLERIDRIAGTRGVVQPVLLQVNISHEASKHGIDRSEVEEMLTASIELPNVRVKGLMTIAPLQRAEGVRWVFRDMRTLFESLGGMRFNGVELTELSMGMTNDFEVAIEEGATIVRIGRAIFGR, encoded by the coding sequence GTGAGCCAGATCGCCGAGCGATACGAGGCGGTCCGCCGCCGCGTCCGTGACGCGGCCGACTGCGCCGGGCGCGACGCCGACGATATCACCATCGTCGCCGTGGCCAAGACGGTGGGTCCGCCCGAGGTGCGCGCGGCCATCGCGGCCGGGGTGACCGACTTCGGCGAGAACCGCGTGCAGGAGTTCGTTGCCAAGCGCGGGTTGTTCCCGGACGTGCGCTGGCATTTCATCGGCACGCTTCAATCCAACAAGGCGCAGCACGTGGTAGGGTCGGCGGCGCTGATCCACTCGGTGGACTCCCTGAGCCTGCTGGAGCGCATAGATCGCATCGCCGGCACGCGCGGGGTCGTGCAGCCGGTGCTCCTCCAGGTGAATATCTCGCACGAAGCCTCCAAGCACGGTATCGACCGCTCGGAGGTGGAGGAGATGCTCACCGCCTCGATCGAGCTGCCCAACGTGCGCGTGAAGGGGTTGATGACGATCGCACCGCTGCAGCGCGCCGAGGGCGTGCGCTGGGTGTTCCGCGACATGCGCACGCTGTTTGAATCCCTCGGCGGTATGCGTTTCAATGGCGTAGAGTTGACCGAGCTCTCGATGGGCATGACGAACGACTTCGAGGTCGCCATCGAGGAGGGTGCCACGATCGTGCGTATCGGTCGGGCGATCTTCGGCAGATAG
- the phoU gene encoding phosphate signaling complex protein PhoU, whose product MRETYRNELKAIKAEVVDIGRLVIEMTRDSTVSLVEGDVDLAERVIATDDELDSRTIQLEERMIETIATQFPVGRDLRLLYSLGHINMHMERMGDLAVNISKATRRTAARTGPRTMYDLIRAQGNLVHRVLEAMLEALETKDLELAYKLKEMDEPIDHLFKQFFRELSRLQDEEEIEWVSSMVLASRYLERIADHAVDIGERLVYMVTGEFEVFEDGFGDESGSPEA is encoded by the coding sequence ATGCGTGAGACCTATCGCAACGAACTCAAGGCCATCAAAGCCGAGGTCGTGGACATCGGCCGCCTCGTCATCGAGATGACGCGCGACTCCACCGTGTCCCTCGTGGAAGGCGACGTCGATCTCGCCGAGCGGGTGATCGCCACCGATGATGAACTCGACAGCCGCACGATCCAGCTCGAGGAGCGGATGATCGAGACGATCGCCACGCAGTTCCCGGTGGGTCGTGACCTGCGGCTGCTGTACTCGCTCGGCCACATCAACATGCACATGGAGCGTATGGGCGACCTGGCGGTCAACATTTCCAAGGCGACCCGCCGCACGGCGGCCCGCACGGGCCCCCGTACGATGTACGACCTGATCCGGGCGCAGGGCAATCTCGTGCACCGCGTGCTCGAGGCCATGTTGGAGGCGCTCGAGACGAAGGATCTGGAGCTCGCGTACAAGCTCAAGGAGATGGACGAACCCATCGATCACCTGTTCAAGCAGTTCTTCCGGGAGCTCAGCAGGTTGCAGGACGAGGAAGAGATCGAGTGGGTGAGCAGCATGGTGCTCGCTTCACGGTATCTGGAGCGGATCGCCGACCACGCAGTGGATATCGGTGAGCGGCTGGTGTATATGGTCACCGGAGAGTTCGAGGTGTTCGAAGACGGTTTCGGGGACGAATCGGGGTCGCCAGAGGCGTGA
- the pstB gene encoding phosphate ABC transporter ATP-binding protein PstB — translation MTAMPAPAHTDALTGAAKFSVRDLDFYYGDFHALTGITIDVRENAVTAFIGPSGCGKSTFLRCLNRMNDLIPGTRIDGTITLDDEDIYGPGVDPVDLRRRVGMIFQQPNPFPMSIYDNVAFGPRLHGIKNKGQLDEIVEQALVRANLWKEVKDIMGRGGLTLSGGQQQRLCIARVLAVQPDVLLMDEPCSAIDPTSVQKVEDLMADLKSSVTIIIVTHNMQQAARVSDETAFFLQERQGEPAELIEFGRTAEIFTSPHDRRTEDYITGRFG, via the coding sequence ATGACAGCAATGCCCGCTCCCGCGCACACCGATGCCCTCACGGGAGCCGCGAAGTTCAGCGTTCGCGACCTCGACTTCTACTACGGTGACTTCCACGCGCTCACCGGCATCACTATCGACGTGCGCGAGAACGCCGTCACCGCGTTCATCGGCCCGTCGGGTTGCGGCAAGTCGACGTTCCTGCGGTGCCTTAACCGCATGAACGACCTCATTCCGGGAACGCGCATCGACGGGACGATCACCCTCGACGATGAGGACATCTACGGCCCCGGCGTCGATCCGGTGGACCTTCGGCGACGCGTGGGGATGATCTTCCAGCAGCCCAACCCGTTCCCGATGTCCATCTACGACAACGTCGCATTCGGCCCGCGCTTGCACGGCATCAAGAACAAGGGGCAGCTGGATGAGATCGTGGAGCAGGCGCTCGTGCGCGCGAACCTGTGGAAAGAGGTCAAGGACATCATGGGACGCGGCGGGCTCACGCTCTCCGGCGGCCAGCAGCAGCGGCTGTGCATCGCACGTGTGCTCGCGGTGCAGCCCGACGTGCTCCTGATGGACGAACCGTGCTCGGCGATCGACCCCACGAGCGTGCAGAAGGTCGAAGACCTCATGGCCGACCTGAAGAGCTCGGTGACGATCATCATCGTCACGCACAACATGCAGCAGGCTGCGCGCGTCTCCGATGAGACCGCGTTCTTCCTGCAGGAGAGGCAGGGCGAGCCAGCCGAGTTGATCGAGTTCGGGCGGACCGCCGAGATCTTCACCAGCCCGCACGACCGGCGGACCGAGGATTACATCACCGGACGGTTCGGCTAG